Genomic DNA from Niallia circulans:
TGTTCTGTGCTGTTAAACCGCCTTAATGCTAAAAAGGGATTATGGGCATGACTGCTTGCACCCCTTGAGCTGTATACAGATTGGATGCCTTTTGTTAAAGGATGTATCTCCATATGTGCTTCCCGTGCCCAAGCACCTGTAAGATGGATCATCTCAAATTGATCATCAGGTAAATCGACAGATGCGCTCATAACATTATCTAAAAAGAACGGAGAGTCAGATTCATTGATAAATCTGGCATTTCGGCAAATGACATTACGGTCACGAAAAATGGTGTAACTGAGTACAAGCGTTGCGCGCAGAACGTCATCTATTAACGTTATTTCCAATGTGTCTGCTTCTGCCGCTTGCTCTGTATAGACGGCAGGAAGGTTATCAAGTACAGGTTTTCCCACTAACAGCTTGTAGCCTTTGTACTGGAAATTTGTGATGGTGCTGCCAAATTTGTCGGTAATCATATGAGCTGGCTGTCTGTAATCTGTAGTTGCAAAGCTTGGGTATTCCTGCTTAATATGCTCGAGGGAAGACGTATGGTCATGCTCAAACAGATTGCAGGATGGTCTTACTTCTCTTTCAATTAAGTGCTTAAATGATTGTCGATGTGTTAGTTTTTTGCCGTAATAAAGTTGCTCGAGCTGGTTTGATTTCTCTAGCACTCTAAAAATATAGCTGACATTATTGTTGCATAAATGGAACTCCTTTGTTTCTTGATTTACAAAGATTGTCATTAGTCAGTACACCTCATTCCATTATATGAAAACCCTTACAAGAATATATATTTGATTTTAACAATTATAAATAAAGATGACAATATGTATTTGAATTAAATTAAGTAATCGATAATCTTAAAATATTCAAATATAACTTAATTAATATGCGTATATATTTAGTAACTTAATCCTGTTTTCAAGCATAGGTAATATTGAGTGATTTTATTTGAAACGAGGGTTATCTAGACTATTTTAGGTAATTTATTAGTTTTGTTACTTAAAATTAAATAAATAAATTAAGTTAAATACCTTAAAAATATATTGATAAATTCAAGTACAGCAGTTAATATAAAATTGCGGTTGAAAAGGCTTACATAACTTTATTTGTAAGTTAAAGTTATGTAATATACATGATGGAATTAAATAAGCAGCAATCAAATGTGTAGAAAGGGGAATGAAGGAAGCAGGTTACATAGCAGTAAATGATTTTATCAAATGGAAGGTGACGCAAATGAATAAATCGAGGACTTTATTGTTTTACTTATTTATTTTGCCTTGGCTGATTGGCTTTTTTGTCTTTACTGCAGGCCCGATGGTGTATTCGTTATATATGTCCTTCACAGACTATTCAGGGCTGGGGGCAGCAAATTGGGTTGGATTGGAAAACTATAAGAAGCTGTTCACAGAAGACCCACTGTTTTGGCAGTCATTATGGAACACCTTCTTTTATACGATTGTCGGAGTTCCTCTTGGTCTTGTTGTCGGGTACATGCTTGCTGTGTTGTTAAACACAAAGGTACGATTTATGGGCTTGTTCCGAACGATCTTTTACTTACCTTCGCTTGTGCCGACAGTTGCCAGCTCACTTCTTTGGATTTTAATTTTTCAACCAGACTTTGGAATTGCCAATAGCATTCTTTCCTTTTTTCATTTGCCTACATCAAACTGGCTTTTAAGTGAAGGCATGGTTAAGCCTACCTTGATTATAATGAGCCTTTGGGGAGCAGGCGGAGGTATGGTTATTTATCTGGCAGGACTTCAAAGTGTGCCAGCGTCCCTTTACGAAGCAGCTGAATTGGATGGTGCGGGGAAATTCCATAAGTTCTGGAATATTACGATTCCGATGACTTCAAATGTTATTTTCTTCAATCTCATTATGGGACTAATCGGTTCCTTTCAGATTTTCACACAGGCATATGTTGTCAGCAGCGGGAATGGCGGACCGAATTATAAGTCGCTGTTTTACGTCTTTTACTTATATCAGGATGCCTTTAAATTCTTTAAGATGGGCTATGCATCAGCGCTTGCCTGGATCTTGTTCATCATTATTCTTGTTTTCACGTTGATACAGTTTAAGGTGTTTGGGAAAAAAGTGTATTACGAATACGATGAGTAAGGAGAGGAGGAGTCAACTATGGAAGTATCACCTGTTAAGACGACAGCTTCTGTTAAGGCAAAAAAACCTCGCAGTATAAAGAAAGGCAGAAGATTAGAAAAGGGATTCACTTACTTTTTGCTGATTGCCCTTTCCATTCTGTTTTTGTTTCCTTTTCTATGGCTAATCGGAACGTCTGTTAAGCCTGAAAATGAAGCGATGGCATTTCCGCCAACTTTACTTCCGGAAAATTGGGATTTGGCCAACTATAAAGAAGTCTTTACACTTGTTGACTTTGGGCAGTATTATTTGAATTCTGTGATTGTTACTGTTTGTGTAGTTATCGGCACTGTTGTTTCTTCGACGCTTGTTGCATATGGGTTTGCACGAATTAAAGGAAGAGGAAGGAATTTCTGGTTTGTGCTTTTGCTTGGCACCATGATGCTGCCGCCGCAAGTCACGATGATTCCTGTCTATATGATCTTTTCCAAACTAGGATGGGTTAACACCTTTCTGCCGTTAATTGTTCCTTCTTTCTTTGGTAGCGCTTACTTCATCTTTCTATTAAGACAATTCTTTAAGACAATACCGAAGGAACTGGAGGAAAGTGCCTATTTGGATGGCTGTGGAGCATTTGGTATCTTCTGGAGAATTATTATTCCGTTATCAGTTCCTTCTATTATTACAGTGGCTTTATTGAGTTTTATGTGGACATGGAATGACTTTCTTAATCCATTAATCTACTTAAATGATGATTCCAAATATACGCTTGCATTAGGAATTCTGCAGTTTAAGGGTGCCTTGTTAATCCAGTGGGGTCCGATGATGGCAGCAAGTGTTTTTATCATCTTGCCGCTTATCATTATCTTTTTTGTTGGCCAAAAGTACTTTGTCCAAGGGATTGCCACAACAGGCGGAAAGGGTTAATTGCGTTGGTTTCACTTAGATAAATGGCATACCCGTTTATCTGTTTATCCATATACATTCATTACCTGGGGGGTAAAAGCATGAGGAAGAAAAAAGGATTAGGTGGTTTGCTGTTCACTGTTGTATTGGCACTTTCTTTAATTTTGACAGGCTGCTCTGGCTCGAATTCTGAGTCAGCAAGCGGCGAGTCAGGCGATGTGACGCTGCGCATTCTTGTTTGGAACAATAATCCGGAAGGCACGAAGCTGGAAGGAGATATTTTCAAGGAGTTTGAAAAGGAGAATCCTGGAATTAAAGTGAAGCAAGTATATGCACCATATGATAAGTTCAATGATAAATTTTTGACGATGTCTGCTGGTGGGGATCAGCCAGATTTAGTATGGTTGCAGCCTTCTGCATTTGGTCAATTTGTCAGCAAGGGCGTATTGATGGACCTGTCTGATAAAGAAATCAAGGAAGATGAGTATATGCCAAATGTGCTTTCACTTGGGCAAGTGGACGGGAAGCAATATGCGCTTATTCGTGATGCTTCTGCCTTTATGCTTGGATATAACAAGGATATGTTTGATGCTGCAGGTGTTGAATATCCAAAGGATGACTGGACATGGGAGGACTTCCTCGCAGCAGCACAAAAGCTGACAGTGGAGAAAGACGGCAAAACAGTTCAATTCGGAATGGAAAACTTCTATACAAATGAACTGCTTGTAGAAAATGGCGGAGGATTTGTCAGTCAGGATGGCAAGGAAGTAATTATTGATTCACCTGAATCAGTGGAAGCCATTAAATTCGGTGCAGACTTGATAAATAAATATCATGTACAGCCAACTACTGCCCAAAGCCAAGGGCTATCGAATATGTTCCTTGCAGGGCAAGCAGCAATGAAAATGATGGGCCCATGGGATTGGTCTGATACAGCGAAGAATGCAACTTTCAAATGGGATGTTGTGCCATTGCCTGCAGGCAAAGCAGGCAACGTAGCTGCAGCATCATATCTTCCAATCGGAATCGGAAGCGGAACAAAGCATCCTGATGAAGCCTATAAACTTCTGCAATTCCTGTCTACTGGAAAGGGTCAAGACCTGCAAGTGGATACTATTTCAGCCGTTCCTGTTGTAAAAAGGAATGAAGATAAAATTGAAACAATGGCAAATGCTCCTGAAAATGCAAAAGCATTGTCTACCATTCTTGCAGAAGGAAGAACAGTCATGAATGCCCCTTATATCCCTGAATATGCAGAGATAGTAAGTAAAATCCAGCCTGTTATTGATAACATTAATCTTAATGGAAGCAAGGATGCAGAAAAACAATTGAAAAAAGTAGCAGATCAAATTCGCAAGGAATATGGCTTGAAATAGCAATTAACAGGTTGTCTGAAAAATGCATGGACTTATTATGGTGTTAACCATATTAGTCGGACTTGTTTCAGGCAGCCTTTTTTTATTAGGGGGTTACATACTATGAATAAAAGCCGTTTTATAGATAGCAAGTTTTTTTCCTTTATGGATATTTCATATCGTCTTGTCAGGGCAAGCCTATTATTCTGGCTGTATTTAGGAAAGGGGTTCTTTATTGGTGGGCTTGTTCAGTCAGCATGCACGCTGATTGAGGTAATTGATGAAATTTTTGTGGGTAACGGCATGTCTGTGCGCAAGCTGTTTAAAGAAATCAGCCCTAAATATACGAATAAAAAAAGGCTGTCTGCCATCATTGTTTTTATTTTCATTTATATCGGCACTTTCATCGTTCTGCCTTTTCCGACAACAATGGACCCCTATATGATATCTGTCATTAAATTTGTGTGTATATATGCCTTTATGCTTGCTATTATCTTTGTTACTTATTTCGTTTGGAATTTAGTGTATCTGGATTTACCACCAAAAAGGACAGCGATGATCAGTCTGTTTCACATTGCAAAGCAGATTTTTCGGTCGTTCCTCTTGCTGGCAGCCATACTCGTTGTTTTTTTGTTAATCCAGCTTAACTTCCTTTTTTTTGTGTTTTTTGCACCTGCCATTTACGGCACATGTGCCAGATTTATTTTTACGTACAAAAGCAAAAAACAGAAAGAAGAGGCAGCACTATAAAGCTATATTGTTTCTAGGGCAATCGGTCTATTAAAAAAATGATAGATTTTATGAACAGGACATACATAGAAAAGAACTAATGCTAATAAGATTATTCGGTAGCATTATCTTTGATCGAAAAAATGGGAGGAGAGTAAAGTAAGGAGTCCTGCAAAAAGAATACAGCAATGGAAGGGAGTCGGCTAGATGCATAGTCTGCGATGGATATGGGGGTTCTTACATACTTATCGTGTCAGAATAGCAATTGGCCTGTTTTGTGCAGTTATCGTATCTGCTTTAAATGTGCTTAATCCGTATTTGGCTGGGAGGATGGTTGATGATGTCATGTACGGCAAGCAGATGAATCTGCTGTGGCCAATACTTGGAATCATGATTGCAGGGACATTTATGCGAACAATTATCCGCTATATGTATCAAATGATTTTTGAGAATGTCTCCCAAAATGTCATATACAACATTAGAGAGCAGCTATACGACCGTCTGCACAGGCTGGATTTCAGCTTTTATGACCGCACAAAAACGGGTGACATTATGGCAAGGATGACAGGCAATATGGAGGCGGTCAGACATTTTACGGCATGGACGATTTACATGATTTTTGAAAACGCAACCATCATGCTGTTTGCGATTGGTTTTATGTTTTATATTCATCCTCCATTGGCGTTGACATTATTAATTGTAACACCGATTATTGGTTTTTTCGCTTTCCGCCTTACAAAGGATGTGCGGCCGACCTTTACAGAAATCCGGAACCAATTTGCGAAATTGAATTCTGTCGTTCAGGAAAACATTAGCGGAAACCGTGTTGTTAAGGCTTTTGCAAAAGAGGATTATGAAATCGCTAAGTTTTCAATTGCTAATGAAGGCTTTAAAGAAAAAAACTTGAAGTCTTCAAAGATTTGGGAAAAATATTTGCCGATTCTAGACTCTCTTGCAGGTGTGCTGACAGTGCTGATGATTTTTGCAGGTGGTGTTATGGTTATAAATGGTTCCCTTACATTTGGTGAACTAGTTATGTTTAATTCCTTCATATGGGCGCTGAGCAACCCGATGAAAATGGCCGGATGGCTTTTGAATGATGTGCAACGCTTTATTGCATCAGCAGAAAAAGTCGAGGATCTTCTTGAGACAGTCCCGAAGATTGCCAGCCACGATAATGTCGTACCGATTGGTGAGTATAAAGGGATTGTAGAGTTTGACAAGGTTTCCTTCAGCTATGGAGAAGAGCCTGTGTTAAAGGATATTAGCTTTAAAGTGAAGCCTGGACAGACGCTGGCAATTATTGGGCCAACAGGTGCGGGGAAATCCACTTTAGTCAATTTGCTTAGCCGGTTTTATGACACCACAAGCGGAGAGGTAAGGATTGACGGAAGAAATGTGAAGGAGTGGGAGCTGCAGGAGCTCCGTAAAGGGATGGCAATGGTCATGCAGGATATCTTCCTGTTTTCGGA
This window encodes:
- a CDS encoding ABC transporter ATP-binding protein, translated to MHSLRWIWGFLHTYRVRIAIGLFCAVIVSALNVLNPYLAGRMVDDVMYGKQMNLLWPILGIMIAGTFMRTIIRYMYQMIFENVSQNVIYNIREQLYDRLHRLDFSFYDRTKTGDIMARMTGNMEAVRHFTAWTIYMIFENATIMLFAIGFMFYIHPPLALTLLIVTPIIGFFAFRLTKDVRPTFTEIRNQFAKLNSVVQENISGNRVVKAFAKEDYEIAKFSIANEGFKEKNLKSSKIWEKYLPILDSLAGVLTVLMIFAGGVMVINGSLTFGELVMFNSFIWALSNPMKMAGWLLNDVQRFIASAEKVEDLLETVPKIASHDNVVPIGEYKGIVEFDKVSFSYGEEPVLKDISFKVKPGQTLAIIGPTGAGKSTLVNLLSRFYDTTSGEVRIDGRNVKEWELQELRKGMAMVMQDIFLFSDTIEGNIAYGNPHTSIDSIKFAAKMADAHDFISDLPEGYETIVGERGVGLSGGQRQRIALARAILKDPSILILDDTTSSLDMETEHRIQKTLKSIQKNKTSFIIAHRISSVKDADQILVMNNGAIIERGTHEDLLRKKGYYFNVYKNQYGNFEEKHRDEDVI
- a CDS encoding ABC transporter substrate-binding protein; this translates as MRKKKGLGGLLFTVVLALSLILTGCSGSNSESASGESGDVTLRILVWNNNPEGTKLEGDIFKEFEKENPGIKVKQVYAPYDKFNDKFLTMSAGGDQPDLVWLQPSAFGQFVSKGVLMDLSDKEIKEDEYMPNVLSLGQVDGKQYALIRDASAFMLGYNKDMFDAAGVEYPKDDWTWEDFLAAAQKLTVEKDGKTVQFGMENFYTNELLVENGGGFVSQDGKEVIIDSPESVEAIKFGADLINKYHVQPTTAQSQGLSNMFLAGQAAMKMMGPWDWSDTAKNATFKWDVVPLPAGKAGNVAAASYLPIGIGSGTKHPDEAYKLLQFLSTGKGQDLQVDTISAVPVVKRNEDKIETMANAPENAKALSTILAEGRTVMNAPYIPEYAEIVSKIQPVIDNINLNGSKDAEKQLKKVADQIRKEYGLK
- a CDS encoding carbohydrate ABC transporter permease, encoding MEVSPVKTTASVKAKKPRSIKKGRRLEKGFTYFLLIALSILFLFPFLWLIGTSVKPENEAMAFPPTLLPENWDLANYKEVFTLVDFGQYYLNSVIVTVCVVIGTVVSSTLVAYGFARIKGRGRNFWFVLLLGTMMLPPQVTMIPVYMIFSKLGWVNTFLPLIVPSFFGSAYFIFLLRQFFKTIPKELEESAYLDGCGAFGIFWRIIIPLSVPSIITVALLSFMWTWNDFLNPLIYLNDDSKYTLALGILQFKGALLIQWGPMMAASVFIILPLIIIFFVGQKYFVQGIATTGGKG
- a CDS encoding carbohydrate ABC transporter permease; amino-acid sequence: MNKSRTLLFYLFILPWLIGFFVFTAGPMVYSLYMSFTDYSGLGAANWVGLENYKKLFTEDPLFWQSLWNTFFYTIVGVPLGLVVGYMLAVLLNTKVRFMGLFRTIFYLPSLVPTVASSLLWILIFQPDFGIANSILSFFHLPTSNWLLSEGMVKPTLIIMSLWGAGGGMVIYLAGLQSVPASLYEAAELDGAGKFHKFWNITIPMTSNVIFFNLIMGLIGSFQIFTQAYVVSSGNGGPNYKSLFYVFYLYQDAFKFFKMGYASALAWILFIIILVFTLIQFKVFGKKVYYEYDE